Proteins from a single region of Mytilus trossulus isolate FHL-02 chromosome 2, PNRI_Mtr1.1.1.hap1, whole genome shotgun sequence:
- the LOC134705383 gene encoding perlucin-like protein translates to MSWENAKVQCQTGEGHLVKIENSEESTWIKSIIKDQMWIGLNDRQTEGHWVWDSDNSTLTYNDWSPSEPNGGEIESCCMFCKAACWISSYRWNDAPCYLNYGYVCEKLL, encoded by the exons GTTCAATGTCAGACAGGAGAGGGGCACTtggtgaaaattgaaaatagtgAGGAGAGCACATGGATTAAGTCCATAATTAAAG atcaaatGTGGATAGGATTGAATGATCGTCAAACAGAAGGACATTGGGTTTGGGATTCTGATAATTCAACACTCACGTATAACGATTGGTCCCCTTCTGAACCAAATGGCGGAGAAATAGAAAGCTGTTGTATGTTTTGTAAAGCTGCATGCTGGATAAGTAGTTACAGATGGAATGATGCTCCTTGTTATTTAAACTATGGATATGTGTGTGAGAAACTGTTGTGA